A single window of Anopheles moucheti chromosome 2, idAnoMoucSN_F20_07, whole genome shotgun sequence DNA harbors:
- the LOC128310299 gene encoding perlucin-like protein yields MSFKTFFLSLCVLVIAFNCNEAKKSFTAFTKNSTFFEAWQDCHSFNGYLAAIESASDQSLVEEAMAKTGNPKDVYFIGGTDLGRQDRWMWIGLNKQLKDSDYQNFHTGEPNNLGGNQHCLTIGYFKAENRGKWDDDNCMKQRNGYICAFE; encoded by the exons ATGTCGTTCAAGACTTTCTTCCTGTCGCTGTGCGTGCTGGTGATCGCATTCAATTGCAACGAAG CCAAAAAAAGCTTCACCGCTTTCACCAAAAACTCCACGTTTTTCGAAGCGTGGCAAGATTGTCATTCTTTCAATGGGTATTTGGCAGCTATTGAGTCTGCAAGTGATCAATCGCTGGTGGAAGAAGCAATGGCTAAAACCGGCAATCCCAAGGACGTGTACTTTATCGGAGGAACTGACCTTGGTCGTCAGGATCGATGGATGTGGATTGGTTTGAACAAGCAGTTGAAGGACAGCGACTACCAGAACTTCCATACTGGAGAGCCTAACAATCTCGGAGGCAACCAACACTGCCTGACGATCGGATACTTTAAAGCAGAGAACCGTGGTAAATGGGATGACGATAATTGCATGAAACAACGAAATGGATATATATGTGCATTTGAATAA